The Acidianus infernus genome window below encodes:
- the acnA gene encoding aconitate hydratase AcnA, with product MDLNNLPYSLRVLAINISKHIDGEKITQDDLDAIINWKVGNEISFMPTRVIMQDYTGVPLLVDLAEMRSELARRGLNPEKVNPIIQSDLVIDHSIQVDYYGTSYALTLNMKKEFERNEERYKFLKWAQRSFKNLRIIPPGKGIIHQINLEYLSKVINDNNEPEIVIGTDSHTTMIGGLGILGWGVGGLEAEAVMLGEPYHSIVPEVIGVKLEGEIREGVTPTDIVLYITELLRKKGVVGKYVEFFGNSLSKLTIQDRATIANMAPEYGATVGYFPIDEQTVKYLNLTGRDGDKVKKIAMELGIFYNEKEEVKYSDVVEVNLSEIEPSIAGPKNPDERIRFGSLKIERKKKGNIIQDGDVVLAAITSCTNTSNPTVMLGAGILAKKAVELGLRSKPYVKTSLAPGSPVVVKYLKDAGLLPYLEALGFHVVGFGCTTCIGNAGPLIKEVENDIRTYGIEAYAVISGNRNFEGRINPLLKGTFLASPILVVAFAIAGRIDINYEEPIAFDPNGKPVYLRDIWPTLEEINSYMNLAMNPEYYLSQYSTIFKGDENWEKLSVTPSPIYDWPKSTYIVEPPWFKEENEKLEIKKARILLLLGDKITTDHISPAGPISPDSEAGKYLLSLGVKELNTFGARRGNHEVMIRGGFSNPKLKNYLVNKEGGYTIHFPDKREGTVYEIAMQYKKEGVPLVVVAGKQYGSGSSRDWAAKVTALLGIKAVLAESFERIHRSNLVAMGVLPIEIEDWRKLGIKGDELVSIEFNDLNPGSRVRIIFENNERKVETYGILRVNTKTEIEYIKSGGILKYVLEKMIKDEN from the coding sequence GTTATAATGCAAGATTATACTGGAGTTCCGTTATTAGTAGATCTTGCCGAAATGAGATCTGAGCTGGCTAGAAGAGGATTAAATCCAGAAAAAGTTAATCCAATTATTCAAAGCGATTTAGTTATAGACCATTCAATTCAAGTTGATTACTATGGCACTTCATACGCATTAACCCTTAATATGAAGAAAGAATTTGAAAGAAACGAAGAAAGATATAAATTCTTAAAATGGGCACAACGATCCTTTAAGAATCTTAGAATTATCCCCCCAGGTAAGGGTATTATACATCAAATAAACTTAGAATACTTAAGTAAAGTAATTAACGATAATAATGAACCAGAAATAGTCATAGGAACAGACTCTCACACTACAATGATAGGAGGATTAGGTATTTTAGGTTGGGGTGTTGGAGGATTAGAAGCTGAAGCGGTAATGTTAGGTGAACCTTACCATTCTATAGTTCCAGAAGTTATAGGAGTAAAACTTGAAGGAGAAATAAGAGAAGGAGTTACACCTACTGATATAGTACTATATATAACAGAACTGTTAAGGAAAAAAGGAGTTGTAGGAAAATACGTAGAATTTTTTGGTAATTCTCTCTCTAAACTCACAATTCAAGATAGGGCTACTATAGCGAATATGGCTCCAGAATATGGAGCTACTGTAGGATATTTTCCTATAGATGAACAAACTGTAAAATATCTTAATTTAACCGGGCGTGATGGGGATAAAGTAAAGAAAATTGCAATGGAACTAGGAATATTTTATAATGAAAAAGAAGAAGTTAAATATTCTGATGTTGTGGAGGTCAATTTAAGTGAAATAGAACCATCAATTGCTGGACCAAAAAATCCCGACGAGAGAATTAGATTCGGCTCATTAAAAATAGAAAGAAAGAAAAAAGGAAATATAATCCAGGACGGAGATGTAGTTTTGGCCGCAATAACTAGTTGTACTAATACTTCAAATCCGACCGTAATGCTAGGGGCAGGAATATTAGCCAAGAAGGCTGTGGAACTAGGGTTAAGAAGCAAGCCTTATGTGAAGACCAGTTTAGCCCCAGGTTCGCCAGTAGTTGTAAAATACCTAAAAGATGCAGGACTCTTACCTTATTTAGAAGCCCTAGGATTTCATGTAGTAGGTTTTGGGTGTACAACGTGTATAGGTAACGCTGGACCTTTAATCAAAGAGGTTGAAAATGACATAAGGACTTACGGAATTGAGGCCTATGCTGTAATTAGCGGTAATAGGAATTTTGAAGGGAGAATAAATCCATTGCTTAAAGGTACGTTCCTTGCGTCACCTATTCTTGTTGTGGCTTTTGCTATAGCAGGTAGAATTGATATAAACTATGAAGAGCCTATAGCTTTTGACCCCAACGGTAAGCCTGTATACTTAAGAGACATATGGCCTACACTAGAAGAAATAAATTCTTATATGAACCTAGCGATGAACCCGGAATACTATCTTTCGCAGTATTCCACAATATTTAAAGGAGACGAAAACTGGGAAAAATTATCCGTAACTCCTTCCCCAATATACGATTGGCCTAAGTCTACGTATATTGTTGAACCTCCTTGGTTTAAAGAGGAAAACGAAAAATTGGAAATTAAAAAAGCCAGAATACTTTTACTTTTAGGAGATAAAATAACCACTGATCACATTTCACCCGCAGGACCTATATCTCCAGATAGTGAAGCAGGAAAATATCTTTTGTCACTTGGAGTAAAGGAGTTAAATACTTTTGGCGCTAGGAGAGGAAATCACGAGGTAATGATCAGAGGAGGATTTTCTAATCCAAAACTTAAGAATTACCTTGTAAATAAAGAAGGAGGATATACTATACACTTCCCAGATAAAAGAGAAGGTACAGTATATGAAATTGCAATGCAGTACAAAAAAGAAGGGGTTCCACTTGTAGTAGTTGCAGGTAAGCAATATGGCAGCGGAAGCTCTAGGGATTGGGCAGCCAAGGTTACTGCTTTATTAGGTATTAAAGCTGTATTAGCAGAGAGCTTTGAAAGGATACACAGGAGTAATTTAGTTGCAATGGGAGTTTTACCAATAGAAATAGAAGATTGGAGAAAATTGGGAATAAAAGGGGATGAGTTAGTTTCAATAGAATTTAACGATTTGAATCCGGGAAGTAGAGTTAGAATAATATTTGAAAATAATGAGAGAAAAGTGGAAACGTATGGTATTTTAAGAGTAAATACTAAAACTGAAATTGAATATATAAAATCTGGAGGTATTCTAAAATATGTTTTGGAAAAGATGATAAAGGATGAAAATTAG
- a CDS encoding DUF402 domain-containing protein — protein MKIRIRGIYATALTYMLSKNFEIVQQSPQIAERFMQEIIREPADITFKDGEDKGSLIVIGSADNFENYLKEIFPYSIVWKSPVKLYSLIETQNCKYQNYDVEPCLEKGIVIKPPTDGRKIILSPPKAVSKFAMVWRGEGKTFFSEHIAPEERKRLLNISTKYNKKGYNVKWRSNAQFEKNYLLEKDLENLMFKYENNDFSKQGCDFYLINLSLEDKLELDKIRSLVVPTINFHHMLKLSRSREVDIAESGKDNVTQILESLIKDYMGIEHIKINGRRIFLKPGKVIEKRVSDNGYFLLLRREISGNGYYDGLGIRKEEGDYDIMEIDSRKWHEVHNYYSKDGTLKGKYINISTPPELLDGKIRYIDLEVDIIIKNGEKIIIDEDKLEENKKYLSYKMLERIKKEIEYVMTAY, from the coding sequence ATGAAAATTAGGATAAGAGGAATATACGCCACCGCATTAACATACATGCTATCTAAAAACTTTGAAATAGTACAACAAAGTCCTCAAATTGCAGAAAGATTTATGCAAGAAATTATAAGGGAGCCAGCAGATATTACGTTTAAAGACGGAGAAGATAAAGGTTCGCTAATTGTAATTGGAAGCGCTGATAACTTTGAAAATTACTTGAAAGAAATCTTTCCATATTCAATTGTTTGGAAATCTCCAGTTAAACTTTATTCTCTAATAGAAACACAGAATTGTAAGTATCAGAATTATGATGTAGAACCGTGCTTAGAAAAAGGTATTGTAATTAAACCTCCTACCGATGGTAGGAAAATAATACTTTCACCTCCTAAAGCAGTAAGTAAATTCGCAATGGTGTGGAGAGGAGAAGGAAAAACTTTCTTTTCTGAGCATATAGCTCCTGAAGAAAGAAAAAGGTTACTTAATATAAGTACTAAATATAATAAAAAAGGATATAATGTCAAATGGAGAAGTAACGCACAATTCGAGAAAAATTACCTTTTAGAGAAAGACCTAGAAAATTTAATGTTTAAATATGAAAATAATGATTTTTCAAAGCAAGGTTGCGATTTCTATTTGATAAACTTGTCTCTTGAGGATAAACTAGAATTGGATAAAATAAGAAGCCTTGTGGTTCCAACAATTAATTTTCATCATATGCTTAAATTATCAAGGTCGAGAGAAGTTGATATTGCGGAAAGTGGTAAAGATAATGTAACTCAAATACTAGAGTCATTAATCAAAGACTATATGGGAATAGAACATATAAAAATTAATGGCAGGAGAATATTTCTAAAACCGGGAAAGGTAATTGAGAAAAGAGTTTCAGATAATGGATATTTTCTGTTACTTAGGAGAGAAATTTCTGGAAATGGATACTATGATGGACTAGGAATAAGAAAGGAAGAAGGAGATTACGATATCATGGAAATAGATTCAAGAAAATGGCATGAAGTGCATAATTACTATAGTAAGGATGGTACGCTAAAAGGAAAATACATTAATATTTCAACTCCTCCAGAACTTCTAGATGGGAAAATTAGGTATATAGATTTAGAAGTCGATATAATAATCAAGAATGGAGAAAAAATTATTATAGACGAAGATAAACTAGAAGAAAACAAAAAATATCTATCTTATAAGATGTTAGAAAGAATTAAGAAAGAAATTGAGTATGTTATGACTGCTTATTAG